In a single window of the Gossypium hirsutum isolate 1008001.06 chromosome A13, Gossypium_hirsutum_v2.1, whole genome shotgun sequence genome:
- the LOC107938602 gene encoding probable 2-oxoglutarate-dependent dioxygenase AOP1, giving the protein MSAAAKIEFPVIEFRSSDLERGTDGWHRLCKKVREACETFGCFEVVYDTISTEVREEMFRLMKELVEVPVERKQKNVLPSPTHGWVGPNSHVSPLYEGFGLGDVSNYDSVKNFAQLMWPEGHPRFCDTAHTMGTQLEVLNKLIWLMLIDSYGLGDDSLKMNYTTVMRMMKYMPPSPGENEIGFFAHTDKPASTLICENQIPGLEIEVNDGQWIKLTNLSSSSFVFVVGDPLMAWSNGRLKSAKHRVVIRGDKDRFSIAAFVLPNKGTIIKTPKELMDEQHPRVFKDFDFMEFYSFAFSDPARSRDSGQVLYDFAALSPPVSI; this is encoded by the exons ATGAGTGCTGCTGCTAAGATTGAGTTCCCAGTCATTGAATTCCGTTCATCGGATTTGGAGCGAGGAACTGATGGGTGGCACCGATTGTGCAAGAAAGTTCGAGAGGCTTGTGAGACTTTCGGTTGTTTTGAGGTGGTGTATGACACGATATCGACGGAAGTTCGAGAGGAGATGTTTAGGTTGATGAAAGAACTGGTTGAGGTCCCAGTGGAGAGAAAACAAAAGAACGTTCTTCCCTCGCCTACCCATGGCTGGGTTGGACCAAACAGTCACGTTTCTCCGTTGTATGAAGGCTTTGGACTTGGAGATGTCTCCAATTATGATTCTGTTAAAAACTTTGCTCAACTTATGTGGCCTGAAGGTCACCCACGCTTTTG TGATACTGCACATACCATGGGAACACAATTGGAGGTGCTAAACAAGTTAATTTGGTTAATGCTAATTGATAGTTATGGATTAGGAGATGATTCACTGAAGATGAACTACACAACGGTTATGCGGATGATGAAATACATGCCCCCTTCACCAGGGGAGAATGAGATAGGATTCTTTGCTCATACTGATAAACCTGCCAGCACATTAATTTGTGAGAATCAAATTCCAGGGTTGGAAATTGAGGTCAACGATGGCCAATGGATCAAGCTGACtaatttatcttcttcttcttttgtcttCGTGGTTGGAGATCCTCTCATG GCATGGAGTAATGGGAGATTGAAATCAGCGAAGCACAGAGTAGTAATTAGAGGAGACAAAGATCGTTTTTCTATAGCAGCTTTTGTCTTACCAAATAAGGGTACCATAATCAAGACACCCAAGGAGCTTATGGATGAGCAACATCCTCGGGTTTTCAAGGACTTTGATTTCATGGAATTCTACTCTTTTGCCTTTTCCGACCCAGCAAGGAGCAGGGATAGTGGCCAGGTGCTCTATGATTTTGCTGCTCTCTCACCACCAGTTTCCATTTAA
- the LOC107938616 gene encoding uncharacterized protein isoform X1, which produces MRHRFMFSTKTKLRNPKLNTQSLKKKSKQNKTSFPSHSAEPKKRAPHSIVPFASLLGRSWVSSASHAPPPIVAHGSGTKETRGVPWSKSMPLKGSPMAETAGLQGGDGTRWRRGGASGGT; this is translated from the exons ATGCGGCACCGTTTCATGTTCtctacaaaaacaaaattaagaaaccctaaactaaacactcaatcacttaaaaaaaaatcaaaacaaaacaaaacttcCTTCCCTTCTCATTCGGCTGAACCAAAAAAAAGGGCTCCTCATTCAATCGTCCCTTTTGCTTCTCTCCTTGGCCGATCATGGGTTTCATCGGCGTCCCATGCGCCTCCACCTATCGTGGCTCATGGCTCGGGAACAAAGGAGACGAGAGGCGTCCCTTGGTCCAAATCCATGCCGTTGAAAGGGTCTCCGATGGCCGAAACCGCGG GTCTTCAAGGAGGTGATGGGACCAGGTGGAGGAGAGGCGGTGCAAGTGGAGGCACCTAG
- the LOC107938616 gene encoding uncharacterized protein isoform X2, which translates to MRHRFMFSTKTKLRNPKLNTQSLKKKSKQNKTSFPSHSAEPKKRAPHSIVPFASLLGRSWVSSASHAPPPIVAHGSGTKETRGVPWSKSMPLKGSPMAETAGRFPSPTSKRSSRR; encoded by the exons ATGCGGCACCGTTTCATGTTCtctacaaaaacaaaattaagaaaccctaaactaaacactcaatcacttaaaaaaaaatcaaaacaaaacaaaacttcCTTCCCTTCTCATTCGGCTGAACCAAAAAAAAGGGCTCCTCATTCAATCGTCCCTTTTGCTTCTCTCCTTGGCCGATCATGGGTTTCATCGGCGTCCCATGCGCCTCCACCTATCGTGGCTCATGGCTCGGGAACAAAGGAGACGAGAGGCGTCCCTTGGTCCAAATCCATGCCGTTGAAAGGGTCTCCGATGGCCGAAACCGCGGGTAGGTTCCCTTCCCCGACCTCAAAAAG GTCTTCAAGGAGGTGA